Proteins encoded by one window of Roseibium sp. Sym1:
- a CDS encoding tetratricopeptide repeat protein codes for MLLVDDRLKAAHDHAAAGRHDNAALLYESILDLSPGHPEALCGLIESRLAHGDMEAAQALMANATASSERDPGFLTLAARIALLNDDSRQAEQLTERALALDPLHVQAALLKAEFLAATGELAEVEDLLNGIRARKSDPDLLLGIARLYFAHGLLGPALVNVQEGLDLAPDNAALNALAGRILTALGDHGKAAPFLETAHLQFPANPDHLIALANNAAATGQLTEALRYAERARTLFPDLMPAWLCYIKVKANRGEATDALRAFAPVAKSAKDRTDAILTLGTAYALAGEPDKTLQLLEPLLAETAQLKPPEKARLFGVLRDAYLSTGQIDKVPDLAGPSLHPGDGDLNRTLETAAMVIDPDLGNLEFMVLARFLGATGRGLSTPVAGSSAISGLPRLFGYDTYLPNDAPGSTETLPEISGGFPVSQLLGLPAQVRGGLTGKVPYLPVREDLRERWLDALAEFPRPWIGLAWNETAPGLTLEPLLSALPMLPGTLVSTVWDHSRTQLSGRNGIIDAGRHIRQLEDLAALLSVLDLVIAPDGMVLHAAGAAGTPGLALIAHVPPWYWYAEDGRSLWYPSLEVIRAPHSGHWAMLLPDMAEQIGTSLRNRLDPTGLPES; via the coding sequence ATGCTCCTGGTGGATGACAGGCTGAAGGCAGCCCATGACCATGCCGCAGCTGGCCGGCACGACAATGCGGCGCTGCTTTACGAAAGCATTCTGGACCTGTCTCCGGGCCATCCGGAGGCGCTCTGCGGACTGATCGAATCCCGGCTTGCCCATGGCGACATGGAGGCCGCGCAGGCGCTTATGGCCAATGCGACAGCCAGCAGCGAGCGGGATCCCGGCTTTCTGACGCTGGCCGCCAGGATCGCCCTGTTGAACGACGACAGCCGCCAGGCGGAACAGCTCACGGAGCGTGCGCTGGCGCTTGACCCGCTTCATGTTCAGGCCGCCCTGCTCAAGGCCGAGTTCCTGGCCGCGACCGGGGAGCTTGCCGAGGTCGAGGACCTCCTGAACGGGATTCGCGCCCGCAAGAGCGACCCGGATCTGCTGCTCGGCATCGCCCGTCTCTATTTTGCCCACGGGCTGCTTGGCCCGGCACTGGTGAACGTGCAGGAAGGGCTCGACCTGGCACCGGACAATGCCGCCCTCAATGCCCTGGCAGGCCGGATCCTCACCGCACTCGGCGACCATGGCAAGGCGGCGCCTTTCCTGGAAACCGCGCATCTGCAGTTTCCTGCCAATCCGGATCACCTGATCGCCCTGGCGAACAACGCCGCCGCCACCGGACAGCTCACGGAAGCCCTGAGATATGCGGAGCGGGCCCGGACCCTCTTCCCCGACCTCATGCCCGCCTGGCTCTGTTACATCAAGGTCAAGGCCAACCGCGGCGAGGCCACGGACGCGCTGCGCGCATTTGCGCCGGTCGCCAAATCCGCGAAAGACCGGACCGACGCGATCCTGACCCTGGGCACCGCCTATGCTCTTGCCGGAGAACCGGACAAGACCTTGCAGCTACTGGAACCGCTCCTGGCGGAAACGGCGCAGCTCAAGCCTCCAGAAAAGGCCCGGCTCTTCGGTGTCCTGAGGGACGCCTACCTCTCCACCGGTCAGATCGACAAGGTTCCGGATCTGGCCGGCCCGTCCCTCCACCCCGGCGACGGCGACCTGAACAGAACGCTTGAAACGGCTGCCATGGTGATCGACCCGGACCTCGGCAATCTTGAATTCATGGTCCTGGCCCGTTTTCTCGGCGCAACGGGACGGGGTCTGTCGACACCCGTTGCAGGCTCCTCCGCAATCTCTGGGCTGCCCCGCCTGTTCGGGTATGACACCTATTTGCCCAATGACGCTCCCGGCTCGACCGAGACCCTGCCGGAGATTTCGGGCGGCTTTCCCGTGTCGCAGCTTCTCGGCCTGCCGGCGCAGGTGAGAGGCGGGCTCACCGGCAAGGTTCCCTATCTGCCGGTGCGAGAAGACCTGCGCGAACGCTGGCTGGATGCCCTTGCCGAATTTCCCCGCCCCTGGATCGGCCTTGCCTGGAACGAGACCGCACCGGGCCTGACGCTGGAACCGCTTCTGTCGGCGCTGCCGATGCTGCCCGGCACCCTGGTCAGCACGGTCTGGGACCACAGCAGGACCCAGTTGAGCGGCAGAAACGGGATCATCGACGCCGGCCGGCATATCCGCCAGCTTGAAGACCTCGCAGCGCTTCTGAGCGTCCTGGATCTTGTCATCGCCCCCGATGGCATGGTGCTGCATGCAGCCGGTGCGGCCGGCACTCCGGGACTGGCACTCATCGCACATGTGCCGCCCTGGTACTGGTACGCCGAAGACGGCAGGAGCCTCTGGTATCCAAGCCTGGAGGTAATTCGCGCGCCCCATTCCGGACATTGGGCGATGCTGCTGCCGGACATGGCTGAGCAGATAGGCACTTCTCTGCGGAACCGGCTTGACCCGACCGGTTTGCCGGAGTCCTGA
- a CDS encoding DUF3540 domain-containing protein: MMVKKDTNTEALVNTTSNPAPAANGLDTGTVKALVTEQEAMVTLADGDQIHAVQATSCLLAPVIGDTVLVFRGPDQSFMLSVLTRNADVTAEIGVTGAKDVALKTDGRLALSAPDVQVSARRMTILTDSLMQTGKKLVSNFSRSLETYVDKMLNARTITTTAQSRSSAIKETETLKAGILVQNIDSIATQNSEISMITAEEDVRLDGKRVSVG; the protein is encoded by the coding sequence ATGATGGTGAAGAAAGACACAAACACAGAGGCCCTGGTCAACACGACTTCCAACCCTGCGCCGGCGGCAAACGGCCTCGACACCGGAACCGTCAAGGCCTTGGTGACGGAGCAGGAAGCCATGGTGACGCTGGCGGACGGGGACCAGATCCACGCGGTTCAGGCGACCAGTTGCCTGCTCGCACCGGTGATCGGCGACACCGTTCTTGTCTTTCGCGGCCCGGACCAGTCCTTCATGCTGTCGGTCCTGACCAGGAACGCGGACGTAACGGCCGAGATCGGCGTGACCGGAGCCAAGGATGTGGCATTGAAGACGGACGGCCGCCTGGCGCTGTCCGCGCCTGATGTCCAGGTCAGCGCCCGCCGGATGACGATCCTGACCGACAGCCTGATGCAGACCGGCAAGAAGCTGGTGAGCAATTTCAGCCGGTCGCTAGAAACCTATGTCGACAAGATGCTGAACGCGCGCACGATCACCACCACGGCACAGAGCCGGAGCAGCGCCATCAAGGAGACCGAGACGCTGAAGGCCGGCATCCTGGTTCAGAACATCGACAGCATCGCCACCCAGAACAGCGAAATCTCGATGATCACGGCGGAAGAGGACGTTCGCCTCGACGGCAAGCGCGTCAGCGTTGGTTAG
- a CDS encoding PAAR-like domain-containing protein, with protein MCFVNSQGPLPGLDFSVPDIYLQTTPAGPVPVPLFSMGYRSTEIPTCFRTYAQCTPVHNMTSVAPVTVSGPGPGVVSAMVCSNSRNIIGSFKLFFQCMPATRALVNPTAQNGLSPNSVGTTLVPSQVRLLSLT; from the coding sequence ATGTGCTTTGTCAATTCACAGGGTCCGTTGCCCGGTCTGGATTTTTCGGTTCCCGACATCTACCTGCAAACGACACCGGCCGGCCCCGTGCCGGTTCCGCTGTTCTCCATGGGCTACCGGTCCACCGAAATCCCGACCTGTTTCCGCACCTATGCCCAGTGCACGCCCGTGCACAACATGACCAGCGTCGCCCCCGTGACGGTCAGCGGCCCCGGCCCCGGCGTCGTCTCCGCCATGGTCTGCTCCAACAGCCGCAACATCATTGGATCGTTCAAGCTCTTCTTCCAGTGCATGCCGGCGACCCGCGCCCTCGTGAACCCGACGGCCCAGAACGGCCTGTCCCCGAATTCCGTCGGCACCACCCTGGTTCCCTCGCAGGTCCGCCTTTTAAGCCTTACCTGA
- a CDS encoding pentapeptide repeat-containing protein, with product MLKADRKPVSREDVLAFRDHEQPVILRIATGHSFAGEDLSGIRFIECDLSGCDFSGTDLGNAQFVSCKLTQARFNGSNLKNTQIIRCDMSGTEMRETKVERLQIVGGDASNSSFAGSTFSDLSVAQPKLANADFSGTTFDRAALLAPDIRNATFADAVLSNFMLTEADLRPVDITGAQIDIALFADANLSGLDLAGQSWQHCTFYQGSFKGTLMDGANLTASVFAECDFEGASLTGVTANTTCFTKCRLDGVDLSGGQFTMANFAGAGLSGARFTSSQLFSAVFLEADCRAVLLDRCDLRQTEFSHADLSGANLGASHFFNTKFHGAKIEKTVMLGTAGSRIETDTERLKAELYNPDKIALHSDLPINKGAA from the coding sequence ATGCTTAAGGCAGACAGGAAACCGGTGAGCCGGGAAGACGTTCTGGCGTTCCGGGACCACGAACAGCCGGTCATACTGCGGATCGCCACCGGACACTCCTTTGCCGGAGAGGACCTGTCCGGGATCCGCTTCATCGAATGCGATCTCTCCGGCTGCGATTTTTCCGGAACGGATCTCGGTAACGCCCAGTTCGTTTCCTGCAAGCTGACGCAGGCCAGGTTCAACGGGTCGAACCTGAAAAACACCCAGATTATCCGCTGCGACATGAGCGGCACCGAGATGCGCGAGACAAAGGTCGAGCGGCTGCAGATCGTCGGCGGCGATGCCAGCAACAGCAGCTTTGCAGGCAGCACGTTCAGCGATTTGTCCGTGGCGCAGCCGAAGCTCGCCAATGCCGATTTCTCCGGCACGACATTCGACCGCGCCGCCCTGCTCGCCCCCGATATCAGGAACGCGACATTCGCGGATGCGGTCCTGTCGAATTTCATGCTCACCGAAGCCGACCTGCGCCCCGTCGACATCACCGGTGCCCAAATCGACATCGCGCTGTTTGCGGATGCAAACCTGTCGGGCCTCGACCTTGCCGGCCAGTCCTGGCAGCATTGCACCTTCTACCAGGGCAGCTTCAAGGGCACCCTCATGGACGGCGCCAACCTGACCGCTTCCGTCTTTGCCGAATGTGATTTCGAGGGCGCCAGCCTCACGGGCGTGACGGCAAACACCACCTGCTTCACCAAGTGCCGGCTGGACGGGGTCGACCTTTCGGGCGGCCAGTTCACCATGGCCAACTTCGCCGGTGCAGGCCTGTCGGGCGCCCGCTTCACCAGCTCCCAGCTGTTTTCGGCCGTGTTCCTGGAAGCCGATTGCCGGGCCGTCCTGCTGGACCGCTGCGATCTGCGCCAGACGGAGTTTTCCCACGCGGACCTGTCCGGGGCCAATCTCGGCGCAAGCCACTTCTTCAATACCAAGTTCCACGGCGCCAAAATCGAGAAAACTGTGATGCTCGGCACAGCCGGCAGCCGGATCGAGACCGACACTGAACGCCTGAAAGCGGAACTGTACAATCCGGACAAGATCGCCCTCCACAGCGATTTGCCGATCAACAAGGGGGCAGCCTGA
- a CDS encoding DUF2169 domain-containing protein, protein MPAIIKPSRISVAHQTEPSRNGALTTVSAHALFDFSDPKRFLTEQALWPMVVEQMPNGAIFDKGQLKPKAELIIAGCALSPGDTPVEGIEVSARFGSFHKRLAVFGDRFWQMTDQGVKMSRPVPFLKMPIGDCQAFGGQSFPQNPRGKGFGARQLVDAGYDAPLPNVEDPARLIKSLDDQPRPAHFGPIPADDPARLRYLGTYDQHWIDNVSPLKPEDFNPLYHCDAPLEQRFDTFFEGGESFMITGMSRGAASVGGVLPRLVARCFYKLARNIDLVETDMRCDTVTLFPNVEKAVLTFRGLIRGSNRFAEDIETLMLAFEETDAPRRDGVYYADVFQKRTSKDDAYKYALADYQLMPMVDAAILSARRQAKLDKAAADRQKFQDNQTWATRKMLEDEGIPPDLLPDRDTSILDDLPLVPQPTQEELENGDLDIAMLLDDIQAVEDALLEKRDREMVKAELQRRAVLAVTPPDRLQPNMKTPIADDELMARYPDIELDPELARGLEQIRTDLAVVEEQKTGLPAAADEGDGSAALGRLDELFGADEEAVETAYRKAVARALRQPEGSLLAEFRKAVEEMDLSGLAHAVPEDTEDTPAEALGSEDTPPKTMLTERLEKEAAQSGSPIVRKDTFGDMLDELMAHVDSAETEGNQPPAPRPPSEAAPTSIDMVMDRLEEAQATVDDSMVMARQHAPTALFPIEPLPDGVALRLGTLVTEKLRERHDFKGADLAGADLRGADFSGRDLSETFFEQADLTGARFAGCNLTGAVFTGATLDKADFSGADLTHANLSKVSARELRLDKALLRDLHIFQSDFSQSAGSQVTLEQVRFIETTLVGLRLKQSRVTDCQFLSGRADGFAATASKLQRNMFVMLSMAGMEFSSSDLERVAFIEVNAPGADCRNGIWNSVGFMGACDLTGSRFDALEATDSSFNMAKMAESCFLRAKGKTCFFNTCDLEANDFRLASFKNSLFGRSNFTGSDFFGANLFMAAMTGVDLRHCSMRAANLYAADLMDAKLAACDFSGANLGLTLLEQPTHA, encoded by the coding sequence TTGCCAGCAATCATAAAACCATCGCGGATCTCGGTGGCTCACCAGACGGAGCCCTCCCGGAATGGTGCGCTGACCACCGTCTCCGCCCATGCCCTGTTTGATTTTTCAGACCCGAAGCGCTTCCTCACGGAACAGGCGCTTTGGCCGATGGTGGTCGAACAAATGCCAAATGGGGCCATTTTCGACAAGGGACAGCTGAAACCGAAAGCGGAGCTGATCATCGCCGGCTGCGCGCTCTCGCCTGGAGACACTCCCGTCGAGGGCATTGAAGTATCCGCCCGGTTCGGATCGTTTCACAAGCGCCTGGCCGTCTTCGGCGACCGCTTCTGGCAAATGACCGATCAGGGCGTGAAGATGAGCCGGCCGGTGCCGTTCCTGAAGATGCCGATCGGCGACTGCCAGGCCTTTGGCGGACAGTCCTTTCCGCAAAACCCGCGCGGCAAGGGCTTTGGCGCGCGGCAACTGGTCGACGCCGGCTATGACGCGCCGCTGCCGAATGTGGAGGATCCCGCGCGGCTCATCAAATCGCTCGACGATCAGCCGCGCCCGGCCCATTTCGGGCCGATCCCGGCCGACGACCCGGCCCGCCTGAGATATCTGGGCACCTATGACCAGCATTGGATCGACAACGTCTCTCCGCTCAAGCCTGAGGACTTCAATCCGCTTTATCACTGCGACGCACCGCTGGAGCAGCGTTTCGACACGTTCTTTGAAGGCGGCGAAAGCTTTATGATCACCGGCATGTCGCGCGGCGCGGCATCGGTCGGTGGCGTGCTCCCGCGCCTCGTCGCCCGTTGCTTTTACAAGTTGGCGCGGAACATCGACCTCGTGGAAACCGACATGCGCTGCGACACGGTCACCCTGTTCCCGAATGTCGAGAAGGCGGTGCTCACCTTCCGCGGCCTGATCCGCGGCAGCAACCGTTTCGCCGAGGACATCGAAACACTGATGCTGGCGTTCGAGGAGACCGACGCTCCCCGCCGGGACGGCGTCTACTACGCGGATGTCTTTCAAAAGCGCACGTCCAAGGACGACGCATACAAATATGCGCTTGCCGATTACCAGCTGATGCCGATGGTCGACGCCGCGATCCTGAGCGCCAGGCGGCAGGCCAAACTGGACAAGGCGGCCGCGGATCGCCAGAAATTCCAGGACAATCAGACCTGGGCCACCCGCAAGATGCTGGAAGACGAGGGCATTCCCCCCGATCTGCTGCCGGATCGGGACACCAGCATCCTCGACGACCTTCCGCTTGTTCCCCAGCCGACCCAGGAAGAGCTGGAGAATGGCGACCTCGATATCGCCATGCTGCTCGACGACATCCAGGCGGTGGAAGATGCGCTGCTGGAAAAGCGGGACCGGGAAATGGTCAAGGCCGAGCTGCAGCGCAGGGCGGTGCTTGCCGTGACACCGCCGGATCGTCTGCAGCCGAACATGAAGACACCGATTGCAGACGACGAGCTGATGGCCCGGTATCCCGATATCGAGCTCGACCCCGAACTGGCCCGGGGTCTGGAGCAGATCAGGACCGATCTGGCGGTGGTCGAGGAGCAAAAGACCGGTCTGCCGGCCGCTGCGGATGAAGGCGACGGTTCTGCGGCCCTCGGCCGCCTCGATGAGCTTTTCGGCGCGGACGAAGAAGCCGTCGAAACCGCCTACCGAAAGGCCGTTGCCCGGGCGCTGCGGCAGCCGGAAGGCAGCCTTCTGGCCGAATTTCGCAAGGCCGTCGAAGAGATGGATCTTTCGGGCCTTGCCCATGCCGTGCCGGAAGATACCGAAGATACCCCAGCCGAGGCTCTCGGCAGCGAGGACACTCCGCCGAAAACGATGCTGACCGAGCGCCTGGAAAAGGAAGCCGCTCAATCCGGTTCGCCGATTGTCCGGAAGGACACGTTCGGCGACATGCTGGACGAGCTGATGGCGCATGTCGACAGCGCCGAGACGGAAGGGAACCAGCCGCCGGCGCCCCGTCCGCCGTCCGAGGCCGCCCCGACCTCCATCGACATGGTGATGGACCGGCTTGAGGAAGCCCAGGCAACCGTCGACGACAGCATGGTGATGGCGCGCCAGCACGCGCCGACAGCGCTGTTCCCGATCGAGCCGCTGCCGGACGGCGTCGCGCTGCGCCTTGGTACGCTCGTGACGGAGAAGCTCAGGGAGCGGCATGATTTCAAGGGGGCCGACCTGGCCGGCGCCGATCTGCGCGGCGCCGATTTCAGCGGCCGGGATCTCTCCGAGACCTTTTTCGAACAGGCCGACCTGACCGGCGCCCGCTTTGCCGGCTGCAACCTGACGGGCGCCGTCTTCACCGGAGCGACCCTCGACAAGGCCGATTTTTCCGGCGCCGATCTCACCCACGCCAATCTCAGCAAGGTCAGCGCCAGGGAACTGCGCCTCGACAAGGCACTCCTGCGCGATCTGCACATTTTTCAGTCCGACTTCTCGCAGTCGGCCGGCAGCCAGGTCACGCTGGAGCAGGTGCGTTTCATCGAGACGACACTGGTCGGACTTCGCCTCAAGCAAAGCCGCGTAACCGATTGCCAGTTTCTCTCCGGACGCGCGGACGGATTTGCCGCGACCGCATCGAAACTTCAGCGAAACATGTTCGTGATGCTGTCCATGGCGGGCATGGAATTCTCGTCAAGCGATCTGGAACGTGTCGCTTTCATCGAAGTGAACGCGCCCGGGGCGGATTGCCGGAACGGCATATGGAACTCTGTCGGCTTCATGGGCGCATGCGACCTGACCGGATCCAGGTTCGATGCGCTTGAGGCCACGGATAGCTCCTTCAACATGGCGAAGATGGCGGAAAGCTGCTTTCTGCGGGCCAAGGGAAAAACCTGTTTCTTCAATACCTGCGACCTGGAGGCCAATGACTTCAGGCTCGCCTCGTTCAAGAATTCCCTGTTCGGACGCTCGAATTTCACGGGCAGCGATTTCTTTGGCGCCAACCTGTTCATGGCGGCCATGACCGGCGTCGACCTGCGTCATTGTTCCATGCGTGCCGCCAATCTTTATGCCGCCGATCTTATGGATGCCAAACTGGCTGCCTGCGACTTTTCCGGCGCCAATCTCGGCCTGACACTGCTGGAGCAACCCACCCATGCTTAA